The sequence below is a genomic window from Halosolutus gelatinilyticus.
GCGGTCGCCGGGGTTCACGCCGTCGGCCTCGAAGCCGTCGGATCGGCCGCCCCGGGGCCCTCTGGCGCGATCGTACTCGCGCTCAGCGGGGCGACGTGGGCGGCGTTGCTCTCTGCGTGTTCCGCCACGGCGTTTCTCGGCTTTCGGGAGTACGGCGCCCAGCCCGGCGCCGATGCGCCGGAAGAGCAGGTCCTAGACAGCGAGACGGCGTCCGACTACTGAGTTCTCAGTCGACGCGGTAAGTCACGGCGATCCCCTCTCCGAGCGGAAGCACGATCGTCTCGAACGCCGGATCGGTCCGCACGCGATCGAGGTAGTCGGCGATCCCTCGCGTGTGCTCGTTGACCTCCTCCGGGGTCTCTCCCTCGGCTATGGCGAGCAACTTCTCGAACTCGATCGGGCCGGCCGCAATCGCGTTGTCGGCGACGATAACGCCGCCGACGGGAACCTTCTCCCGGATCGCGTCGAAGGCGTCCGCGTACCGGTACTTCTGGTGATCGATCAGCACGACGTCGAACGGGCCGTCGTAGCGGTCGACGGTCGCCATCGCGTCGCCGAGTTCGTACCGGGCGAGGTCGTCGTAGCCGCCGGCGGCCATGTACTCGCGGGCGAGGTCGAGTTCGTCCTCGTCGACCTCCGTGAGGACGACCTCGCCGTCCTCGGGGAGCACCTCGGCGAACCAGTAGGCGGAGTAGCCGTAGCCGGAGCCGAATTCAAAGATCCGTTCCGCGTCGGCGAGACGGGCGACGAACCGGAGGAATGCGCCGACCTCCGGGCCGACGTGGGGGAACCCCTCACGTTCGGCGTAGGCGTCCATCTCGCGCAGCGTCTCGTCCGGTTCGGGGCCGATCGCGCGAACGAATCGTTCGACGTCGTCGGGAAGAACTGACATACGGTGTGACGCGACCCGACAACACCTAACCGTTGGGGTGCGCGTCGACGCGGGCGAGCGGCCCTCCCCGAGGCGGTCTCGCCGCCGAACGCTGCGACGGCCGCCGTCGAACCCCGGTCGCGGTTCCCGTGTCTCACCCCGAACTATCGTTCGTCGACGAGGGAACGGAGCCGCTCGCTTCGGCGCGGGCGACCGCCCGCTTCAACAGCGACGGGGTCAGGAGCACCGATATCACGAAGACGACCAGATAGGCCACGAAGATCCGCTCGTCGATGATGCCCTGGGTAACGCCGAGCGCGACGATGGCGATGCCGGACTCGGAGCGCGGCAGTAACGCGAACCCGAAGATCAGCGAGTGTTCCCGCGGCCCCCCGGCGAGGAGGTTTCCGACGTAGCCCGCGGCGAAGTTCGAGAGGAGGCCGAAAATCGCGAAGACGACGATGAACGAACTGATGGTCAGAGCGCCGAGGTCCATTCGGGCGCCGATGGCGACGAAGTAAAGCGGGATGAACACGCCGTAGGCGATCCCGTACACGTTCGACTGGAGGTCCTTGCCCTCGAGTCGCTTGTTCGTCGAGACGATCAGCCCGATCGCCAGCGCGCCGATGAAGTACGAGAGGTTCGCCGCGTTCGACGCGTAGCCGAAGACGAACAGGAGCCCGAGAACGGCGATGAAGTCCGCCTCGTCGACCTGAAAGTTCGCGAGAAGGTTCGCTATCGGATCCAGGAGGAACCGGTAGAACACGACCAAGGCGACGAAAAAGAGGACGGCCAGTCCGAGTGCGGAGAGGGTCTGCCCCGTCCCGCCGGCGACGAAGAACAGGGGAAGGAGGGAGATTCCGAGGAGCCCGATGATGTCGTCCACAGCCGACGCGCCGAGGATCCACCGGCCGTACTGCGTGTCGAGCTTGTCGAGCGCCAGGAGCGTCCGAACGACGATCGAGACGGAGGTGACGGAGAGGATGAGCCCGAGATAGAGACTCGCCTCGAGTCCGAAGCCGTAGAACGTGCCGATCACGTAGCCGACGACGAAGGGGAGTATCACGCCCGAGAGCCCGATTATCAGCACCGGCCGGAACGCGGCCAGCAACTGGTCCAGGCTGATCTGCTGGTAGCCGGCGTCGAAGAACAGGAGGAGCCCGCCGATGGTCGCAATGAGGATGAACGGGCTCGTTTGATCCGTGGTGCCGATGAGCGCGAGCACCGACGGCCCGAGCAGAATGCCGGCGACGATCTCCCCGAGAAAGCCCGGTTCGCCCAGCCGTTCGATCGCCTCGCTCAGGACCAGCGAGACCAGCAGACTCGCCCCGACGACCAGAAACAGTTCGAGCGACGCCATCTACGAGACCCTCCTCGCGAGGCCAGCGCGAGCAACAGCCATGCCATCGTCCGTTCGCCGATGGGCGGCATTAGTAATGGGTGCGTATGCTCGGTTCCGGCGCTCACGCGACGGAAAG
It includes:
- a CDS encoding O-methyltransferase produces the protein MSVLPDDVERFVRAIGPEPDETLREMDAYAEREGFPHVGPEVGAFLRFVARLADAERIFEFGSGYGYSAYWFAEVLPEDGEVVLTEVDEDELDLAREYMAAGGYDDLARYELGDAMATVDRYDGPFDVVLIDHQKYRYADAFDAIREKVPVGGVIVADNAIAAGPIEFEKLLAIAEGETPEEVNEHTRGIADYLDRVRTDPAFETIVLPLGEGIAVTYRVD
- a CDS encoding cation:proton antiporter, translated to MASLELFLVVGASLLVSLVLSEAIERLGEPGFLGEIVAGILLGPSVLALIGTTDQTSPFILIATIGGLLLFFDAGYQQISLDQLLAAFRPVLIIGLSGVILPFVVGYVIGTFYGFGLEASLYLGLILSVTSVSIVVRTLLALDKLDTQYGRWILGASAVDDIIGLLGISLLPLFFVAGGTGQTLSALGLAVLFFVALVVFYRFLLDPIANLLANFQVDEADFIAVLGLLFVFGYASNAANLSYFIGALAIGLIVSTNKRLEGKDLQSNVYGIAYGVFIPLYFVAIGARMDLGALTISSFIVVFAIFGLLSNFAAGYVGNLLAGGPREHSLIFGFALLPRSESGIAIVALGVTQGIIDERIFVAYLVVFVISVLLTPSLLKRAVARAEASGSVPSSTNDSSG